CCGTATATGAAATTGTATTAAATCATCGcttaataatttcaaaatatctaACAATTCCTTATAAGTAACTGTTGTCTTACTGCTAGTGGCTGAAATATTGTTATAGTGATTTAAAATATGGTGCATTCTATTAACTAAGCAAGTACATAGCCAAATTATCCCTATTACACCAAATAGTTGACTTATAAACtgattattttcaataaatttgataaaCACCAACAAAAGTAcgaaatatataaattgtctatatatgtttattttagaaGATTCCCAAGataatctttttaaaagatgGTCCATTATCACAAAATATGGGTATGCCTTAATCAATATTATATGTAGATGGAAATTTAACgggttattgttgttaatgGATGCATCGAATGAAGGTGTTGatgtttgtattattatttgattttttggGTTAAACTTTATTGCTCTGCTGGctattaaaagatttctttttcccattttttatcagtttttattttcttggTTTATCCAAGTATGAAAGTAAATTTACCTTATTATTTAGAAAGAAATTACTttagaatatatatatatatatttttttttttgcgtagatatgaaaatgaaaataaagaagtAAAGCCTTTATTAAGCATAACGTTGATCGAAAAGTTTCAATTTTACGCTCGCGTTCGACATTATTGCTagttaaaaacattttagGATTTCTAATTTGAGATTTTCCgtttaatataatataatataaacttttttttttttttttagaagcATTCAATAGATAAACTAAGGAGtactaaaattaaacaattgtacatatataaatatatatccattcagaaaaaaaagagaaaaggaaagaCACAgagaaacaaaataaaagcaatATCAATGTCGGAACCTCTTAAAAAATTGAgtgaaaaaacaataaaaaagcaTCCAACAGTGAAACCAGCTTCttataaaaacatacaCACAACTTTCTACGTTAAATCAAAGACACCATATATAAGTGGTATAAAGCATATAGATAAaatgattaaaaatattaaaaaaaaaaacttacaAGATTTTGTAACCGTGGTAGGAATGGGGAAAGCTGTTGGGAAAGCGTTAGCTATAATAGCATATTATAAATTGAATTATAAAACTGAAATTTCAACCACAACAGTTACAGTTTTAGATACATATACCAGCTTCAGTAATAACCAAGATATAGTAAATGATGATTTCAGTGATTCTGAAAACGAAACGGTAAATATCAAGAAGAGATTAATTAGTGGTGTCCAAATACGTATCTATATTTaaggaattttttttttttttcccccaattaatatatatatatatttacatatCATAGATTCAGGAGGGGAAGAAGGGGAGATAGTCAGCTTACTTATAAATTTggtcatatatatatatacatatatctTTATAAATTAACGGTGATTTGAACGTTATCATATTCAACACAATCCATTTCATCTATGTCACATTCATTAATTAACACACTAAAAGTTATAGGTGCATCATTAATAACTATCATTGGTGCATGCCAAGTACCCTTACCGTATGTTACTGCTTGGTCTCCTCTGCATAAAAATGCCTTTAAAGAAGTAAAATCTGGTTTATCAGTGCCATTAGATACAATAACTAAATATTGGTATTTATCAGGATTCCCACACAGCGGGATAAATGTTTGGGAACTATATGGGTGCTTCtctaatattttacaaatatgttgtgtatttttttcctcttcagtttttattgtttgtgGAAAGCATTGAAAAATGTTAATATTTGAAGTTGATTTAACGTTGAAATCATTTTGAAGCTGGGTAATCtttcttattttaattGCTGTTCCTTGATTAGCATTGCATTGTTTTTCTCCTATTTCCTTAGTTATTTGCTCTCGTGGAGATACAATAGATCCATATGGTCTAAAGTTATTGACTGACAATGGTTCAGCattaattgttattttagTCGTAGACATAGTTTTTaagtctttttttgttttttttttttttttttttttttttcctttctaaGGTGTTTTCGTATATTTAAAGACAAGTAAAAGaacttattaaaatataaagtttttttataaactaAAAGTTTGAATTTAgagtcttttttttttattttctttctgaTAGCAGCTATAAAATCTGCAATTCTTTGATTCCcggtattaaaaaataaagaaagatATCGGACAACTCcgaagttttaaatattgtAAATTGTTTGTATGATTAAGAAAGAACCAAAAATGGCATTTTGTACAAGTTGGTAAATGATTTGTAAAGTtgttaataaacaaaaaaaaaataatgtttatttttagtaatGTAAAATTGGattgttaataaattatttaatttctga
This Saccharomycodes ludwigii strain NBRC 1722 chromosome II, whole genome shotgun sequence DNA region includes the following protein-coding sequences:
- the DAL3 gene encoding ureidoglycolate hydrolase (similar to Saccharomyces cerevisiae YIR032C | DAL3 | Degradation of Allantoin) — translated: MSTTKITINAEPLSVNNFRPYGSIVSPREQITKEIGEKQCNANQGTAIKIRKITQLQNDFNVKSTSNINIFQCFPQTIKTEEEKNTQHICKILEKHPYSSQTFIPLCGNPDKYQYLVIVSNGTDKPDFTSLKAFLCRGDQAVTYGKGTWHAPMIVINDAPITFSVLINECDIDEMDCVEYDNVQITVNL
- a CDS encoding uncharacterized protein (similar to Saccharomyces cerevisiae YGR004W | PEX31 | PEroXisome related (paralog of YLR324W | PEX30)), with the translated sequence MGKRNLLIASRAIKFNPKNQIIIQTSTPSFDASINNNNPLNFHLHIILIKAYPYFVIMDHLLKRLSWESSKINIYRQFIYFVLLLVFIKFIENNQFISQLFGVIGIIWLCTCLVNRMHHILNHYNNISATSSKTTVTYKELLDILKLLSDDLIQFHIRLHNNCFKLIILCYIMKYICGFNSWIPYVLVMALFNFKNCKQFFSIS
- the POP7 gene encoding ribonuclease P/MRP protein subunit POP7 (similar to Saccharomyces cerevisiae YBR167C | POP7 | Processing Of Precursor RNAs), yielding MIKNIKKKNLQDFVTVVGMGKAVGKALAIIAYYKLNYKTEISTTTVTVLDTYTSFSNNQDIVNDDFSDSENETVNIKKRLISGVQIRIYI